A stretch of the Fusobacterium varium genome encodes the following:
- a CDS encoding putative isomerase, with protein MEKKLLIYDSFTTELFKGNPAGVLLGADGLKNEEMQNIAKELGYPETVFLFLNEHGKIKVKFFTPKEEIDLCGHATIAYGTALVECGIIKVEEGENQINMETNLGTLPIVIKIKNKKIDNIMMYQASPKIDRSFTVNKIELGEALNISPDSFADDIEIIKAYTGVWDLMIPLKRKEALNEIIGDMEKIKKISKELDIISLHPFYIEKTESKTKLYARNFAPIVDIDEEAATGTSNGALIYYLYTIGEIKANENVVVTQGEKLGRKSEIMGKIQIKKEKIDVLIGGTAVKFVEGKIEI; from the coding sequence ATGGAAAAAAAATTATTAATATATGATTCATTTACAACAGAACTTTTTAAAGGAAATCCAGCTGGAGTTTTGCTGGGAGCTGATGGGTTAAAGAATGAAGAAATGCAGAATATAGCAAAAGAACTTGGATATCCTGAAACTGTATTTTTATTTTTAAACGAACATGGAAAAATAAAAGTAAAATTTTTTACTCCAAAAGAAGAAATAGATTTATGTGGTCATGCAACTATAGCTTATGGAACTGCACTTGTAGAGTGTGGAATAATAAAAGTTGAAGAAGGGGAAAATCAAATAAATATGGAAACTAATTTGGGAACTCTTCCTATTGTTATAAAAATAAAAAATAAAAAAATAGATAATATAATGATGTACCAAGCTTCACCTAAGATAGATAGAAGTTTTACTGTAAATAAAATAGAATTAGGAGAGGCATTAAATATATCTCCTGATAGTTTTGCAGATGATATAGAAATAATAAAAGCATATACTGGTGTTTGGGATTTGATGATACCATTAAAAAGAAAAGAAGCATTGAATGAAATAATTGGAGATATGGAAAAAATAAAAAAAATAAGTAAGGAATTAGATATAATATCTCTTCATCCATTTTATATAGAAAAAACAGAAAGTAAAACAAAGCTTTATGCCAGAAATTTTGCTCCAATAGTTGATATAGATGAGGAAGCTGCAACTGGAACATCTAATGGGGCATTAATTTATTATTTATATACAATAGGAGAAATAAAAGCTAATGAAAATGTTGTTGTTACACAAGGAGAGAAATTAGGTAGGAAAAGTGAAATAATGGGAAAAATTCAAATTAAAAAAGAAAAAATAGATGTGCTTATTGGTGGAACCGCAGTAAAATTTGTAGAAGGCAAAATAGAAATATAA
- a CDS encoding amino acid transporter produces the protein MLLDFINNLKKKYPSSFWLMCFTITWERFSYHGISTLLVLYFTASVTKGGIGLSPKEATSLYGLYVGVLHLTPLIGGWLSDRYLGQQKSIILGGIFISLGNFLLFTSSGIYQLYFSLLSIIIGNGFFKANGTNLVGNIYSHKSTLEREIAYSLFYMFINLGSFLAPFTAGLVADKFFAVKNITGEIIHYGYKPMFFICSIIGIIWTLAFFCLAPKYLENTGKTPCYTYKTEKKSIFSFDFTENEKKRIKAMGIISIFVILFWTSFYQSFSSITLYARDHVNRNLFGFIVPVPWFAALNAILGITFSPILALVWNQLRKKNITIPVKISLGIFSMGTAFAFMTVSVLTSGNMKANMIFIIFAYVFNTLSELCIAPIGIAMFNCLSPKRYSTFFMGLWYMTMFFASIISGKVAGFTQDMGFLTIFFSLSVLLFVMGGILYLARKNLDNLMVVEDDCDCRII, from the coding sequence ATGTTGTTAGATTTTATAAATAATCTCAAAAAAAAATATCCTAGTTCTTTTTGGCTTATGTGTTTTACTATTACTTGGGAAAGATTTTCATATCATGGAATCTCAACATTACTTGTTCTTTATTTTACCGCTTCTGTCACTAAAGGTGGAATTGGACTTTCACCTAAAGAAGCTACTTCTCTTTATGGACTTTATGTAGGAGTATTACACCTTACTCCACTTATTGGAGGATGGTTATCTGATAGATATTTAGGACAGCAAAAATCTATTATTCTAGGAGGAATCTTTATATCTCTTGGAAACTTTCTTTTATTTACAAGTTCAGGTATTTATCAATTATATTTCAGCCTTCTTTCAATTATTATAGGAAATGGGTTCTTTAAAGCAAATGGTACTAATCTTGTAGGTAATATCTATTCACATAAAAGTACTCTTGAAAGAGAGATTGCTTATAGTCTTTTTTATATGTTTATAAATTTAGGTTCTTTTCTTGCACCTTTTACAGCTGGATTAGTAGCTGATAAATTTTTTGCTGTAAAAAATATTACTGGAGAAATTATACATTATGGCTATAAACCTATGTTTTTTATTTGCAGTATTATAGGTATTATCTGGACTCTTGCTTTTTTCTGTCTTGCTCCCAAATATTTAGAAAATACTGGAAAAACACCTTGTTATACATATAAAACTGAAAAAAAATCAATTTTTTCTTTTGATTTTACTGAAAATGAAAAAAAAAGAATAAAAGCTATGGGAATAATATCAATATTTGTTATTTTATTTTGGACTTCTTTTTATCAATCATTTAGTTCTATCACTTTATATGCAAGAGATCATGTTAATAGAAACCTTTTTGGATTTATAGTTCCTGTTCCTTGGTTTGCTGCATTAAATGCTATACTTGGAATCACTTTTTCTCCAATACTAGCGTTAGTATGGAATCAGCTTCGCAAAAAAAATATAACTATACCTGTTAAAATTTCTCTTGGCATATTTTCTATGGGTACAGCTTTTGCCTTCATGACTGTTTCAGTTCTAACTTCTGGTAATATGAAAGCAAATATGATTTTTATTATTTTTGCTTATGTTTTTAATACTTTATCCGAACTTTGTATAGCTCCTATTGGTATTGCTATGTTCAATTGTCTTTCCCCAAAAAGATATTCTACATTTTTTATGGGATTATGGTATATGACTATGTTTTTTGCAAGTATTATTTCTGGTAAAGTTGCTGGTTTTACCCAAGATATGGGATTTCTCACTATTTTCTTTTCTCTTTCTGTGTTGCTCTTTGTAATGGGAGGCATTTTATACTTAGCTAGAAAAAATCTTGATAATCTTATGGTTGTAGAAGATGACTGTGATTGCAGAATAATATAA
- a CDS encoding putative transposase, producing the protein MQKPTNNNIFFQLNQPKLFNFLQYEISDNDPVRKLSSILEGLDFSSLMQVFSYKTKVHPIRMFSIIVYAYSRNLTSTRDIEMACRENIKFRFLLQDSKIPDHSTISRFLVKTEDILPDLFEQFVEKIFEMENISTETIYIDGTKIEAYANKYSFVWKKSIEKYRTRLDEKILELISNFNDDFNLQYDNFLEIYSYLSNLNFQIVKGRGKRKSKEQKYLELCAEYLEKYQKYSNHFKNLNGRNSYSKTDIDATFMRMKDDHMRNGQLKPGYNLQIGVISEYISSYEIFSNPSDSKTLIPFLEKISSQNLEIKNIVADAGYESISNYEYLEKMDYTSYIKPIYFEKSKIRKFKNDLNRVENLIYNNSENKLFRKDGLELEFLYSNKNNTVQYFWNPETNKKIKYNARFRILSNKSKENVSSNYGKQLRMNRSIQVEGAFAVLKEDMKLRKLKVRSKKSVLREICLFCIAYNFNRYLSRNINNRLGTTLHSLKVA; encoded by the coding sequence ATGCAAAAACCAACTAATAATAACATTTTTTTTCAATTAAATCAACCTAAACTTTTTAACTTTTTACAATATGAAATTTCTGATAATGATCCTGTAAGAAAACTTAGCTCAATATTGGAGGGATTAGATTTTAGTAGTTTAATGCAAGTATTTTCTTACAAAACAAAGGTACATCCTATCAGAATGTTTTCTATCATTGTTTATGCCTATTCGCGCAATTTAACTTCTACTAGAGATATAGAAATGGCTTGCCGTGAAAATATTAAATTCAGGTTTCTTTTACAAGATTCTAAAATTCCTGATCACTCTACTATTTCTAGATTCTTAGTAAAAACTGAAGATATTCTTCCAGATCTATTTGAACAATTCGTTGAAAAAATTTTTGAAATGGAAAATATTTCCACTGAAACAATATATATTGATGGCACTAAAATTGAAGCATATGCTAATAAATATTCATTTGTTTGGAAAAAATCTATTGAGAAATATAGAACTAGATTAGATGAAAAAATTCTTGAATTAATTTCAAATTTTAATGATGATTTCAACTTACAATATGACAACTTCCTTGAAATATATTCATATCTTTCTAATTTGAATTTTCAAATAGTCAAAGGCAGAGGAAAACGAAAATCTAAAGAGCAAAAGTATTTAGAATTATGCGCAGAATACTTAGAAAAGTATCAAAAATATTCTAATCATTTTAAAAATCTTAATGGTAGAAATAGCTATTCAAAAACTGATATAGATGCTACTTTTATGAGAATGAAAGATGACCATATGAGAAATGGTCAATTAAAACCTGGATATAATCTACAAATAGGAGTGATTAGTGAATATATTTCTTCATATGAAATTTTTTCTAACCCTTCTGATTCTAAAACTTTGATTCCATTTTTAGAGAAAATTTCATCTCAAAATTTAGAAATTAAAAATATTGTAGCTGATGCAGGATATGAAAGTATTTCAAATTATGAATATTTGGAAAAAATGGACTATACTTCATATATAAAACCAATATATTTTGAAAAATCTAAAATCAGAAAGTTTAAAAATGATTTAAACAGAGTAGAAAATTTAATATATAATAATTCTGAAAATAAGCTATTTAGAAAAGATGGATTAGAATTAGAATTTCTATACTCTAACAAAAATAATACAGTTCAATATTTTTGGAATCCTGAAACTAACAAAAAAATTAAGTACAATGCGAGATTTAGAATTTTATCAAATAAATCAAAAGAGAATGTATCAAGCAATTATGGAAAACAATTAAGAATGAACAGAAGTATTCAAGTAGAAGGTGCTTTTGCAGTTTTGAAAGAAGATATGAAATTGCGAAAATTAAAAGTTCGAAGTAAAAAAAGTGTTTTAAGAGAAATATGTTTGTTTTGTATCGCTTACAACTTCAACAGATATCTAAGCAGAAATATAAATAATCGCTTAGGAACAACACTTCACTCATTAAAAGTAGCTTAG
- a CDS encoding rubredoxin has protein sequence MKKYICEVCGYVYDPAVGDVDHGIKAGTSFNDLPEDWTCPPCGADKHAFAELKEHDTNEVEKFMCEVCGYVYDPAVGDVDHGIKAGTSFNDLPEDWTCPPCGADKHAFRKFKY, from the coding sequence ATGAAAAAATATATATGTGAAGTTTGTGGATATGTTTATGACCCTGCTGTCGGAGATGTAGATCATGGTATCAAAGCTGGAACTTCTTTTAATGATCTTCCAGAAGACTGGACTTGCCCTCCTTGCGGTGCTGATAAACACGCATTTGCTGAGCTTAAAGAACACGACACTAATGAAGTTGAAAAATTTATGTGTGAAGTTTGTGGATATGTTTATGATCCCGCTGTTGGAGATGTAGATCATGGTATCAAAGCTGGAACTTCTTTTAATGATCTTCCAGAAGACTGGACTTGCCCTCCTTGCGGTGCTGACAAACATGCATTCAGAAAATTTAAGTACTAA
- a CDS encoding putative transcriptional regulator, whose product MKDQFFMDEYSTIFKVIEKTPLFSALTKEEVKEMLSLMILKNYKKGEIIFEQDSSPNNIYIIENGIVKLFHRKDETDFDIGTFTTGNCFGEVALIGILPYIGTAVAMSELSVLQFSKMSLHRLSKVNITLFNKFLLNISREVCRRLYLIDKHLVKALEENSKFNNSIL is encoded by the coding sequence ATGAAAGACCAATTTTTTATGGATGAATATTCTACTATATTTAAAGTAATTGAAAAAACCCCTCTATTCAGTGCTCTTACCAAAGAAGAAGTAAAAGAAATGCTTTCATTAATGATTTTAAAAAATTATAAAAAAGGAGAAATTATTTTTGAACAAGATAGTTCTCCTAATAATATTTATATAATTGAAAATGGTATTGTTAAACTTTTTCATAGAAAAGATGAAACTGATTTTGATATTGGAACTTTTACTACTGGAAATTGTTTTGGAGAAGTTGCACTTATTGGTATACTTCCATATATTGGAACTGCTGTTGCTATGAGTGAATTATCTGTACTGCAGTTTTCAAAAATGTCCTTGCATAGGTTATCTAAAGTTAATATAACCTTATTTAATAAATTTCTTTTGAATATATCAAGAGAGGTGTGCAGAAGACTCTATCTCATTGATAAACATCTTGTTAAAGCACTGGAAGAAAATTCAAAATTCAACAATTCAATTTTATAA